A window of the Nocardia sp. NBC_01329 genome harbors these coding sequences:
- the fadD5 gene encoding fatty-acid--CoA ligase FadD5, whose product MSTGAQALDEPIRSRRNHWNNQIAAHAVMRPDEVALRFRGADTTWRRLHERSQKFADALARRGVAFGDRVIILALNYPEYLEAVFGINALGAIAVPVNFRLTPPELAYIVGDSGAKAVVTDSVLQPLAAAVRAQAPGLEHTFVIGGSSGEGAVGFEDAITETGGAHTPLDIPEDTPCLIMYTSGTTGSPKGAVLSYGNMNAQALTCIRALQLEQESIGFCTSPLFHIAGLGSLAPAFVLGAKTVLHPLGAFSATEFLDAVEAEQATSAFCVPAQWQLICDDPTVKERKLALRALSWGAAPASDTVLKAMAEAFPDAFNVAVFGQTEMSPITCVLEGKDAIRKLGSVGKVIPTIQARIVDDEMNDVAPGEVGEIVYRGPTMMAGYWNKPEATAAAFAGGWFHSGDLVRQDEEGFVYVVDRKKDMIISGGENIYCAEVENVLFAHPLIREAAVIGKAHEKWGEVPVAVVALDDPEGELTLTDLEPFLNENLARYKHPKELVIVAELPRNASGKVVKVELRKVDS is encoded by the coding sequence ATGTCCACCGGTGCGCAGGCCCTCGACGAGCCGATCAGATCGCGTCGCAATCACTGGAACAACCAGATCGCCGCGCACGCGGTGATGCGGCCCGACGAGGTGGCACTACGCTTCCGTGGCGCCGACACCACCTGGCGCCGACTGCACGAACGGTCGCAGAAATTCGCCGACGCGCTCGCGCGCCGCGGCGTCGCGTTCGGTGACCGCGTGATCATCCTGGCTCTCAACTACCCCGAATACCTGGAAGCCGTGTTCGGGATCAACGCCCTCGGCGCGATCGCGGTCCCGGTGAACTTCCGGCTCACCCCGCCCGAGCTGGCCTATATCGTCGGCGACAGCGGCGCCAAGGCCGTGGTCACCGATTCCGTACTGCAGCCGCTGGCCGCCGCGGTTCGGGCGCAGGCGCCGGGTCTCGAGCACACCTTCGTCATCGGTGGCAGCAGTGGAGAGGGGGCCGTCGGATTCGAGGACGCGATCACCGAGACCGGGGGAGCGCACACCCCGCTCGATATCCCCGAGGACACCCCCTGCCTCATCATGTACACCTCGGGCACCACCGGCAGCCCCAAGGGCGCCGTTCTCTCCTACGGCAATATGAACGCCCAGGCGCTCACCTGTATCCGGGCATTGCAGCTGGAACAGGAGTCGATCGGCTTCTGCACCTCGCCGCTGTTCCATATCGCCGGACTCGGCAGCCTGGCCCCCGCCTTCGTGCTCGGGGCGAAGACCGTGCTGCATCCGCTGGGCGCCTTCAGCGCGACCGAATTCCTGGACGCGGTCGAAGCCGAGCAGGCGACCTCCGCATTCTGTGTGCCTGCCCAGTGGCAGCTGATCTGCGACGATCCGACCGTCAAAGAACGCAAACTCGCGTTGCGGGCGCTGAGCTGGGGTGCCGCCCCCGCCTCGGACACCGTGCTGAAGGCGATGGCAGAGGCGTTCCCCGATGCCTTCAATGTCGCGGTGTTCGGCCAGACCGAGATGTCACCGATCACCTGCGTGCTCGAGGGCAAGGACGCGATCCGCAAGCTCGGTTCGGTCGGCAAGGTCATCCCGACCATCCAGGCCCGTATCGTCGACGACGAGATGAACGATGTGGCGCCCGGCGAGGTCGGTGAGATCGTCTACCGCGGCCCCACCATGATGGCCGGCTACTGGAACAAGCCCGAGGCGACTGCGGCGGCTTTCGCCGGTGGGTGGTTCCACTCCGGCGACCTGGTCCGTCAGGACGAAGAGGGTTTCGTCTACGTCGTGGACCGCAAGAAGGACATGATCATCTCCGGCGGCGAGAACATCTACTGCGCCGAGGTGGAGAACGTTCTGTTCGCGCATCCGCTGATCCGCGAGGCCGCGGTGATAGGTAAGGCGCACGAGAAGTGGGGCGAGGTTCCGGTCGCGGTCGTCGCGCTCGACGATCCGGAAGGCGAGCTCACCCTCACCGACCTCGAACCGTTCCTCAACGAGAACCTGGCCCGCTACAAGCATCCGAAGGAACTCGTGATCGTGGCGGAACTGCCGCGCAACGCCAGCGGCAAGGTCGTGAAAGTGGAACTGCGCAAGGTCGATTCGTAG
- a CDS encoding C40 family peptidase codes for MGKHSLQRESKLPNSVKGALVMGTLAATTGTMPAIASAATTTIDVPGIGKFDVEVPDQFSAQADQLNQQLNQVIEQAPHVMPGAPALPSFAPPAPVQQSLGDVALDAAKTKVGAMYSWGAAGPANFDCSGLVQWAYKQAGIKLPRTSFEQSHVGAPIAFASLKPGDIVITNGGGHVGMYAGDGLLLNAVQSGEPVTYTHLSADDVVTARRIM; via the coding sequence GTGGGTAAGCACAGCTTGCAGCGAGAATCCAAGCTGCCTAATTCTGTCAAGGGCGCACTGGTCATGGGTACGTTGGCCGCGACCACGGGCACGATGCCCGCGATCGCCTCGGCCGCGACGACCACGATCGACGTTCCCGGGATAGGCAAATTCGATGTCGAGGTGCCGGACCAGTTCTCCGCGCAGGCGGATCAGCTCAACCAGCAGTTGAACCAGGTCATCGAGCAGGCCCCGCACGTCATGCCGGGCGCTCCCGCACTGCCGAGCTTCGCGCCCCCCGCCCCGGTGCAGCAGTCCCTGGGTGATGTCGCGCTCGACGCCGCCAAGACCAAGGTCGGCGCCATGTACTCCTGGGGTGCGGCCGGCCCGGCCAACTTCGACTGCTCCGGCCTCGTCCAGTGGGCCTATAAGCAGGCCGGCATCAAACTGCCGCGCACCAGCTTCGAGCAGTCCCACGTCGGTGCGCCGATCGCGTTCGCGAGCCTGAAGCCCGGCGATATCGTGATCACCAACGGTGGCGGCCACGTGGGCATGTACGCCGGTGACGGCCTGCTGCTGAACGCGGTACAGTCCGGTGAGCCGGTCACCTATACCCATCTTTCCGCCGACGATGTGGTTACCGCGCGCCGTATCATGTAG
- a CDS encoding fumarate reductase/succinate dehydrogenase flavoprotein subunit → MPEVERHTYDVVVIGAGGAGLRAVIEAREHGLSVAVVCKSLFGKAHTVMAEGGCAAAMGNANEKDTWETHFRDTMRGGKFLNNWRMAELHAREAPDRVWELETYGALFDRTADGRISQRNFGGHTYPRLAHVGDRTGLELIRTMQQKIVSLQQEDYAQTGDYESRIKVFAECTVTDLLKDGERISGAFGYWRESGRFILFETPAVVLATGGIGKSYKVTSNSWEYTGDGHALALRAGARLINMEFLQFHPTGMVWPPSVKGILVTEGVRGDGGVLKNTDDKRFMFDYIPAVFKGQYAESEEEADQWLRDNDSARRTPDLLPRDEVARAINEEVKAGRGTEHGGVYLDIASRLTPEEIIRRLPSMHHQFKELADVDITKEPMEVGPTCHYVMGGIEVDPDTGAAHVPGLFAAGECSGGMHGSNRLGGNSLSDLLVFGRRAGLGAAEYVEKLTERPGIAETDIATAARSALAPFDPPEGGSGENPYTLHTDLQQTMNDLVGIIRKEHEVGEAISRLEALRARFEHVTIEGHRQFNPGWHLALDMRNMLLVSQCVAQAALLRTESRGGHTRDDHPGMDPQWRNKLLVCATGEEGVANIPDISVTVQEQRPMRGELLALFDFGELEKYYTPAEIAGHPTATSGTVAGSTPADRVSDSKEA, encoded by the coding sequence ATGCCCGAAGTGGAGCGGCACACCTACGACGTCGTGGTGATCGGGGCCGGCGGCGCCGGACTGCGCGCGGTGATCGAGGCGAGGGAACACGGCCTGTCGGTGGCTGTGGTCTGCAAATCGCTGTTCGGTAAGGCCCATACCGTGATGGCCGAGGGCGGCTGTGCGGCGGCGATGGGCAACGCCAACGAAAAAGACACCTGGGAAACACATTTCCGCGACACCATGCGCGGCGGAAAATTCCTGAACAACTGGCGCATGGCGGAACTGCACGCCCGCGAGGCCCCCGACCGGGTCTGGGAGCTGGAAACCTACGGTGCCCTGTTCGACCGGACCGCCGACGGCCGGATCAGTCAGCGCAACTTCGGTGGCCACACCTATCCCCGGCTGGCCCACGTGGGCGACCGCACCGGACTCGAATTGATCCGCACCATGCAGCAGAAGATCGTATCGCTGCAGCAGGAGGACTACGCGCAAACCGGCGACTACGAGTCCCGTATCAAGGTTTTCGCCGAATGCACCGTCACCGACCTCCTCAAGGACGGTGAGCGGATCAGCGGTGCCTTCGGCTACTGGCGCGAATCCGGCCGCTTCATCCTGTTCGAGACCCCGGCGGTCGTGCTGGCCACCGGCGGAATCGGCAAGTCCTACAAGGTGACCTCGAACTCCTGGGAGTACACCGGCGACGGTCACGCGCTCGCGCTGCGGGCCGGCGCACGGTTGATCAATATGGAGTTCCTGCAGTTCCACCCCACCGGAATGGTGTGGCCGCCGAGCGTGAAGGGGATCCTCGTCACCGAGGGTGTCCGAGGCGACGGTGGGGTGCTGAAGAACACCGACGACAAACGCTTCATGTTCGACTACATACCCGCCGTCTTCAAAGGGCAGTACGCCGAGAGCGAGGAAGAGGCCGATCAGTGGCTGCGCGACAACGACTCGGCGCGGCGCACGCCCGATCTACTGCCTCGTGACGAAGTGGCCCGGGCGATCAACGAAGAGGTCAAAGCGGGCCGCGGTACCGAACACGGTGGCGTCTACCTGGATATCGCCTCGCGGCTCACTCCCGAGGAGATCATCCGGCGGCTCCCCTCCATGCACCATCAGTTCAAGGAACTGGCCGATGTGGATATCACCAAGGAGCCGATGGAGGTCGGCCCGACCTGTCATTACGTGATGGGTGGTATCGAGGTCGATCCCGATACCGGCGCGGCGCATGTTCCGGGCCTTTTCGCCGCGGGCGAATGCTCGGGCGGTATGCACGGGTCCAACCGGCTCGGCGGTAACTCGCTGTCGGATCTGCTGGTCTTCGGGCGGCGGGCCGGGCTCGGCGCGGCGGAGTATGTCGAAAAGCTCACCGAGCGTCCGGGGATCGCCGAAACCGATATCGCGACGGCGGCCCGATCGGCTCTCGCCCCGTTCGATCCCCCGGAGGGCGGCTCGGGCGAGAATCCGTACACCCTGCACACCGATCTACAGCAGACCATGAACGATCTGGTGGGCATCATCCGCAAAGAGCACGAGGTGGGCGAGGCGATCAGCCGGCTCGAGGCGCTGCGCGCACGGTTCGAGCATGTCACCATCGAGGGGCATCGGCAGTTCAATCCGGGCTGGCATCTGGCCCTGGATATGCGGAACATGCTGCTGGTCAGCCAATGTGTGGCACAGGCCGCGCTGCTGCGTACCGAGAGCCGCGGCGGGCATACGCGCGACGATCACCCGGGAATGGACCCGCAGTGGCGCAACAAGCTCCTGGTCTGCGCCACCGGCGAGGAGGGGGTCGCGAATATCCCCGATATCTCGGTGACCGTGCAGGAGCAGCGACCGATGCGCGGCGAACTGCTCGCCCTTTTCGACTTCGGCGAGTTGGAGAAGTACTA
- a CDS encoding cysteine hydrolase, which produces MSDQHAAVLALHWQVNVIRPEGFFGPMLAEPVAASGVVQRAADFHTQAAELGLPIICTRFTVPEGEGRLVRNTGFMQSVGAAQHEFRPDSAGSRLIDEIADLADRVVDNQKLSGLAGSDLPRWLAENDIDTLFLTGVATNLTVEQTARHGTDLGFTVYTVADCVTAADPHVHTASLANIALVSAGLRTTADAFAELD; this is translated from the coding sequence ATGTCGGATCAACATGCTGCAGTCCTAGCCCTGCACTGGCAGGTGAACGTCATTCGGCCGGAAGGGTTCTTCGGCCCGATGCTGGCCGAGCCGGTGGCCGCCAGCGGTGTGGTCCAGCGGGCCGCGGATTTCCACACGCAGGCGGCGGAGTTGGGCCTGCCCATCATCTGCACCCGGTTCACCGTTCCGGAGGGGGAAGGCCGGCTGGTGCGCAATACCGGATTCATGCAATCGGTCGGGGCGGCTCAGCACGAGTTCCGGCCGGACTCCGCCGGCAGCCGACTCATCGACGAGATCGCCGACCTGGCCGACCGGGTCGTCGACAATCAGAAGTTGTCGGGGCTGGCCGGTAGCGATCTGCCGCGTTGGCTGGCCGAGAACGATATCGACACGCTGTTCTTGACCGGTGTCGCCACCAACCTCACCGTCGAGCAGACCGCCCGCCACGGGACAGACCTGGGATTCACCGTCTACACGGTCGCCGATTGCGTGACCGCCGCCGATCCCCATGTGCACACCGCCTCACTGGCCAATATCGCACTCGTCAGCGCCGGCCTCCGCACCACCGCCGACGCCTTCGCCGAACTCGACTGA
- a CDS encoding MBL fold metallo-hydrolase has translation MADSADGRTRTLPTVLRCCAALAATPARLLRPRRADTGFLARLEPAPLPPARVSVGLTVLVQGRMSAPTTIVAEGVRSFGHLPMVMGAYIVDHPSARFLVDPALCAHVHRRVLPGLPFPIPYLVAPDEPVLGLADALAARDLDPAAVDFVLPTHLHWDHISGVLELPASVPVRLPSDELRWALDGPHAPVGVVRGPLQGRPLEPLELDGPPVLTFARSLDLFGDGSILLVGLAGHTPGSIGVLLATRDGRRVLLAGDSVWNRLQIELIREKAPMPGQLFDADRDLAFETIHRLHALPDGIEVVAAHDYHAVAALAAH, from the coding sequence GTGGCCGATTCCGCGGACGGACGTACCCGCACCCTGCCCACCGTGTTGCGCTGCTGCGCGGCACTGGCCGCTACTCCGGCGCGGCTGCTGCGTCCTCGGCGGGCCGATACCGGATTCCTGGCGCGGCTGGAACCCGCACCGTTGCCGCCGGCCCGGGTGAGCGTGGGGCTGACCGTACTCGTCCAGGGCCGGATGTCGGCTCCGACGACCATCGTCGCCGAAGGAGTGCGCAGTTTCGGACATCTGCCGATGGTCATGGGCGCCTATATCGTCGATCACCCTTCGGCGCGATTCCTGGTGGACCCGGCACTGTGCGCTCATGTGCACCGGCGGGTGTTACCGGGACTGCCCTTCCCGATTCCATACCTCGTGGCGCCGGACGAGCCGGTGCTCGGCTTGGCGGACGCGCTGGCCGCCCGCGACCTCGACCCCGCCGCCGTCGATTTCGTACTGCCCACCCACCTGCACTGGGATCATATTTCCGGGGTGCTCGAACTACCGGCTTCGGTGCCGGTGCGGCTGCCCTCCGATGAACTGCGCTGGGCGCTCGACGGTCCGCACGCGCCGGTCGGGGTGGTCCGAGGCCCGCTACAGGGCCGTCCGCTGGAACCACTCGAACTCGACGGCCCGCCGGTGCTGACTTTCGCCCGCAGCCTGGACCTGTTCGGAGACGGTTCGATACTGCTGGTGGGTCTGGCCGGGCACACCCCGGGCAGTATCGGTGTCCTGCTGGCCACCCGGGACGGTCGCCGGGTACTACTCGCCGGTGATTCGGTATGGAACCGGCTGCAGATCGAGCTGATCCGAGAGAAGGCGCCCATGCCCGGGCAACTGTTCGACGCCGACCGCGATCTCGCCTTCGAGACCATTCACCGGCTGCATGCGCTGCCCGACGGTATCGAGGTGGTCGCCGCGCACGACTACCACGCGGTGGCCGCGCTCGCCGCCCACTGA
- a CDS encoding RNA-binding S4 domain-containing protein: MNRAATEPSNGDTQARVDSWVWAVRLFKTRSAAAAACRGGHVRVNGTTAKPAQPVRPGDEIRIRNNGIERIVIVERVISKRVGAPIAAQCMIDRSPPPPPREVLAALPQRDRGTGRPTKRERRETDRLLGRSED, from the coding sequence GTGAACCGAGCCGCAACCGAGCCGAGCAACGGCGATACCCAGGCCCGGGTCGACTCCTGGGTTTGGGCTGTTCGCTTGTTCAAAACTCGGTCGGCTGCCGCGGCCGCCTGCCGAGGCGGGCATGTGCGCGTGAACGGTACGACAGCCAAGCCAGCACAGCCCGTACGGCCGGGTGATGAGATCCGTATCCGGAACAACGGTATCGAGCGGATCGTCATAGTGGAACGAGTGATCAGCAAACGGGTCGGTGCTCCGATCGCCGCCCAGTGCATGATCGACCGTAGTCCGCCGCCACCACCCCGCGAAGTTCTGGCCGCCCTTCCGCAACGTGACCGCGGAACCGGACGTCCGACGAAACGGGAGCGCCGCGAAACCGATCGGCTACTCGGCCGGTCCGAGGACTGA
- a CDS encoding acyltransferase domain-containing protein codes for MIGPRDGVLFLFGGEGGEHERMGRTLAGRYPIFAEAVTAAGDAVAAAGGPRVWTPRYGFRQAVGSTAAPEQAAAQSHPEFVQPALFAFQVAIAELLAAWGVRPDAVAGHGIGEAAAAVTAGALSLAEGAKVAVARGRAAGRMAGSGAVAELLTSESEAIRLVRPMAEKVTIAAINGPRSVLVSGTSRYVDVVVRRAERRGIVAARTSSDHPAHSPAMAEVVPRFLGDLGPIRPTVPRIPLYSGVHGGTVVDSAEMSPAYWAENITRRVELGMALLRAAEDGLSMILEIGPEPLLATAVRAVPEFAHTTYGTADRTDEGTAFLTCLAQLHATRALGGGITETGRDGAPRPLPHRTGTAVGENGERQETSPAEWENAPGGYGTGLPAVSFGTSGSCGVPGRSESSEHEDTADPDRLPNGEDLRAEATGAGTLASVRLADSPPPTDIIAWTRVVDANRAIRFIAGRVALDPPMTIDRSGTYVVSGGLGALGSVMVRRLLAAGARDVVVPTRSPRPVPPLLEGLEDRIVVVRCDTADRHDLDNALRDIRETGCTIRGVVHAAQVFEDTTVGVAVSADTASGSVCAAQEPGAAGEDREQQDPDLDAGRLARRFARISAAAANLIELTAADPVAFIAVFSTPIAGTPRPAGPITRVSWSHTETKDTGGPADGVREY; via the coding sequence ATGATCGGTCCTCGCGACGGTGTGCTCTTCCTGTTCGGTGGAGAAGGCGGGGAACACGAGCGGATGGGCCGGACGCTGGCCGGACGCTATCCGATCTTCGCCGAGGCGGTCACCGCCGCCGGCGATGCTGTCGCCGCCGCGGGCGGGCCCCGAGTCTGGACACCTCGCTACGGTTTCCGGCAGGCCGTGGGAAGTACGGCCGCCCCAGAGCAGGCCGCGGCGCAGTCCCACCCGGAATTCGTCCAACCTGCCCTGTTCGCTTTCCAGGTGGCGATCGCCGAATTGCTGGCTGCCTGGGGTGTGCGGCCGGACGCGGTTGCCGGGCACGGGATCGGGGAGGCCGCCGCCGCGGTGACGGCCGGAGCGCTGTCACTGGCCGAAGGCGCCAAAGTCGCGGTGGCGCGCGGCCGCGCGGCGGGCCGAATGGCGGGATCCGGTGCGGTGGCCGAGTTGCTGACCTCGGAATCGGAGGCGATCCGGCTGGTGCGGCCGATGGCGGAGAAGGTGACGATCGCCGCGATCAACGGACCGCGATCCGTTCTGGTCTCCGGCACTTCGCGTTATGTGGATGTGGTGGTACGCCGAGCCGAACGCCGCGGTATCGTCGCGGCCCGGACGAGTTCGGATCACCCTGCACACAGTCCGGCCATGGCCGAGGTGGTGCCGCGGTTCCTCGGCGACCTCGGCCCGATACGGCCCACCGTCCCGCGTATCCCGCTGTACTCGGGAGTCCACGGCGGTACGGTCGTGGATTCGGCGGAGATGTCACCCGCTTATTGGGCCGAGAACATCACCCGCCGGGTAGAACTCGGGATGGCGCTGCTGCGGGCGGCCGAAGACGGACTGTCGATGATCCTGGAGATCGGGCCCGAACCGCTTCTCGCGACGGCCGTTCGGGCCGTCCCGGAGTTCGCGCACACCACCTACGGCACGGCGGACCGCACAGACGAGGGCACGGCGTTTCTCACCTGTCTCGCCCAGCTCCACGCGACGCGAGCACTGGGTGGCGGCATCACGGAAACCGGCCGCGACGGCGCCCCACGCCCGCTCCCCCATCGAACGGGGACCGCAGTGGGCGAAAACGGCGAGCGACAGGAAACTTCGCCCGCAGAGTGGGAGAACGCGCCGGGCGGTTACGGAACAGGCCTTCCGGCAGTCTCTTTCGGCACTTCGGGATCTTGCGGTGTACCGGGACGATCGGAGTCTTCCGAGCACGAGGACACGGCTGATCCCGACCGGCTGCCGAACGGGGAGGATTTGCGGGCGGAGGCCACGGGTGCCGGAACGCTGGCATCGGTACGGCTCGCCGACAGCCCCCCACCCACAGATATCATCGCATGGACCCGGGTGGTCGATGCCAATAGGGCTATCCGCTTCATCGCGGGCCGGGTCGCCCTGGACCCGCCGATGACGATCGATCGATCCGGAACCTACGTGGTCAGTGGCGGTTTGGGTGCTCTCGGGTCGGTTATGGTGCGGCGACTGCTCGCGGCGGGTGCTCGCGATGTAGTCGTGCCGACTCGCTCACCGCGCCCGGTCCCGCCGCTGCTCGAGGGGCTCGAGGATCGGATCGTGGTGGTGCGCTGCGATACCGCCGACCGACACGACCTCGACAATGCGCTGCGTGATATTCGCGAAACCGGCTGCACTATTCGCGGAGTAGTCCATGCGGCACAGGTTTTCGAGGATACGACGGTCGGGGTCGCCGTATCTGCCGATACCGCAAGCGGTTCGGTGTGTGCGGCACAGGAGCCGGGAGCGGCCGGCGAGGACCGGGAACAGCAGGATCCAGATCTCGACGCGGGCCGGTTGGCACGGCGCTTCGCGCGGATCTCGGCGGCGGCGGCCAATCTCATCGAACTCACCGCGGCAGACCCGGTGGCGTTCATCGCGGTGTTCTCCACCCCGATTGCCGGAACACCGCGACCCGCCGGTCCGATCACCCGCGTCTCCTGGTCGCACACGGAAACCAAGGACACCGGCGGACCGGCCGACGGGGTTCGAGAGTATTGA
- a CDS encoding ATP-binding protein: MDPVRNPYAPGAGQRPPELAGRGKQLDAFDIVLERIARARPERSVMLTGLRGVGKTVLLNQLRSAAVSRGWGTGKIEARPDQELRRPLSSALHMAARAIAKTHHSQERVDDFLGILKAFALRATADKGMRERWQPGIDVPAVTGRADSGDIEIDLVELLMEAAALAQDISSGIAVFIDEMQDLGPADISAICGACHELSQDTAPLIVVGAGLPHLPAVLSASKSYSERLFSYHRIDRLDRTSADRALIAPAEREDVKFSDEALTALYRKADGYPYFVQAYGKATWDQAPGSPITAEDVEVAAPTAEEELAVGFFGSRYERATPAEREYMRAMADLSGDDGPVATSAVAAELDRKPASLSPARDGLIKKGLIYSAERGTIGFTVPHFGRYLRSVAT; this comes from the coding sequence ATGGACCCCGTGCGGAACCCGTATGCGCCCGGCGCTGGTCAGCGTCCACCCGAGCTCGCCGGTCGCGGCAAACAGCTCGACGCGTTCGATATCGTCCTCGAACGGATCGCACGGGCCCGCCCGGAGCGCAGCGTGATGCTCACGGGTCTGCGCGGAGTGGGAAAGACCGTACTGCTCAATCAGCTGCGCTCGGCCGCGGTCTCCCGGGGCTGGGGCACCGGGAAGATAGAGGCCCGCCCGGACCAGGAATTGCGCCGGCCGCTGTCGTCGGCCCTGCACATGGCCGCGCGGGCCATCGCCAAAACTCATCACAGCCAGGAACGGGTAGACGATTTCCTGGGCATTCTCAAAGCATTCGCGTTACGCGCGACCGCGGACAAGGGCATGCGGGAGCGCTGGCAGCCGGGTATCGATGTACCGGCGGTGACCGGCCGCGCCGATTCCGGCGATATCGAGATCGATCTGGTGGAGCTGCTGATGGAGGCCGCGGCGCTGGCCCAGGACATCAGCTCGGGTATCGCCGTGTTCATCGACGAGATGCAGGATCTGGGTCCGGCCGATATCTCGGCCATCTGCGGCGCCTGTCATGAACTCAGCCAGGACACCGCCCCGCTGATCGTGGTGGGGGCAGGTCTGCCGCATCTGCCGGCTGTCCTGTCCGCGTCCAAGAGCTACTCCGAACGGCTGTTCAGCTATCACCGCATCGATCGACTGGATCGGACCTCGGCCGACCGGGCACTGATCGCCCCCGCCGAACGCGAGGACGTGAAGTTCTCCGACGAAGCCCTCACCGCGCTCTACCGCAAGGCCGACGGCTATCCGTACTTCGTCCAGGCCTACGGCAAAGCGACCTGGGATCAGGCGCCGGGGAGTCCGATCACCGCGGAGGATGTCGAGGTAGCGGCGCCCACCGCCGAGGAGGAACTGGCGGTCGGATTCTTCGGGTCACGGTACGAACGGGCGACCCCGGCCGAACGCGAGTACATGCGGGCCATGGCGGATCTTTCCGGCGACGACGGCCCGGTCGCCACCTCCGCGGTCGCGGCCGAACTGGACCGCAAGCCCGCATCGCTGTCGCCTGCGCGCGATGGGCTGATCAAGAAAGGCCTCATCTATTCGGCGGAACGCGGGACCATCGGATTCACCGTCCCGCATTTCGGTCGCTACCTGCGCAGTGTCGCGACCTGA
- a CDS encoding NAD(P)H-dependent flavin oxidoreductase — MLRTRFTETFGIEHPIVQGGMMWVGRAELVAAVANAGGLGFITALTQPTPDDLRREIERTRELTDKPFGVNLTILPSINPPPYEEYAKAIVDSGIKIVETAGSNPEPFLPTYHEAGIKVVHKCTSVRHALKAQKIGVDAVSIDGFECAGHPGEDDIPGLVLIPAAARALTIPIIASGGIADARGLVAALALGADGVNMGTRFLCTEESSIDRKVKEQIVANSERDTKLIFRTMHNTARVAANEASRKVVEIEKAGGKFEDVRELVSGARGRRVFEEGDLDAGIWSVGLCQGLISDIPTCAELIDRMVGEAEELISARLAGFLA; from the coding sequence ATGCTGCGGACCAGGTTCACCGAGACCTTCGGTATCGAACATCCGATCGTGCAGGGCGGGATGATGTGGGTCGGCCGGGCCGAGCTCGTCGCCGCCGTCGCGAACGCCGGTGGGCTCGGTTTCATCACCGCACTGACCCAGCCCACCCCCGACGATCTCCGCCGCGAGATCGAGCGCACCCGCGAACTCACCGACAAACCGTTCGGGGTGAACCTGACCATCCTGCCCTCGATCAACCCGCCGCCGTACGAGGAGTACGCGAAGGCGATCGTGGACAGCGGCATCAAGATCGTGGAGACCGCCGGCAGCAATCCGGAGCCGTTCCTACCCACCTACCACGAGGCCGGAATCAAGGTGGTGCACAAATGCACCAGCGTCCGGCATGCCCTCAAAGCCCAGAAGATCGGCGTGGACGCGGTCAGCATCGACGGTTTCGAATGCGCCGGCCACCCCGGGGAGGACGATATTCCGGGCCTGGTCCTGATCCCCGCCGCGGCGCGCGCGCTGACCATCCCGATCATCGCCTCCGGCGGTATCGCCGATGCCCGCGGCCTGGTCGCGGCGCTGGCGCTGGGCGCCGACGGCGTGAACATGGGGACCAGGTTCCTGTGTACCGAGGAGTCCTCCATCGACCGGAAGGTCAAGGAGCAGATCGTCGCCAATTCCGAGCGCGATACCAAGCTGATCTTCCGCACCATGCACAACACCGCCCGGGTCGCCGCCAACGAGGCGAGCCGCAAAGTGGTCGAGATCGAGAAAGCCGGCGGCAAGTTCGAGGACGTCCGCGAACTGGTCTCCGGTGCCCGCGGCCGGCGTGTTTTCGAAGAAGGCGACCTCGACGCCGGCATCTGGTCGGTCGGTCTGTGCCAGGGCTTGATCTCCGACATCCCGACCTGCGCCGAACTCATCGACCGGATGGTCGGCGAGGCCGAGGAACTGATCAGCGCCCGGCTGGCCGGTTTCCTGGCTTAG